Proteins encoded within one genomic window of Panicum virgatum strain AP13 chromosome 1N, P.virgatum_v5, whole genome shotgun sequence:
- the LOC120656439 gene encoding adenine phosphoribosyltransferase 1-like: MGEEASCNAVSVMEAAKQQQPPPKENGLAAAGEAAAAADPRLQGISDSIRVVPHFPKEGIMFNDITTLLLRPGVFKDAVDLFDERYRGMGIDAVAGIEARGFIFGPAIALAIGAKFIPLRKPRKLPGEVISEKYVLEYGTDCLEMHVGAIVPAERVIIVDDLVATGGTLCAAIRLLERAGADVVECACLIGLPKFKNLYKLNGKPVYVLVESRESDK; this comes from the exons ATGGGCGAGGAGGCCAGCTGCAACGCCGTCAGCGTGATGGAGGCCgccaagcagcagcagccgccgcccaaGGAGAACGGCCTCGCCGCTGCCGgggaggccgcggccgcggccgaccCCCGCCTGCAGGGCATCTCCGACTCCATCCGCGTCGTCCCCCACTTCCCCAAAGAAG GCATCATGTTCAACGACATCACCACGCTGCTGCTGCGCCCCGGGGTGTTCAAGGACGCCGTCGACCTCTTCGACGAGCGCTACCGCGGCATGGGCATCGACGCCGTCGCCG GGATTGAGGCCAGGGGCTTCATATTTGGCCCGGCAATCGCATTGGCCATTGGCGCCAAGTTCATACCGCTGCGCAAGCCTAGGAAGCTCCCAG GTGAGGTGATCTCCGAGAAATATGTTCTTGAGTACGGGACTGATTGTTTAGAGATGCACGTTGGAGCCATCGTGCCTGCTGAGCGTGTCATCATCGTCGATGACTTGGTTGCGACCGGAGGTACCCTTTGTGCTGCGATTAGGCTTCTCG AACGTGCTGGAGCTGATGTGGTCGAGTGTGCATGTCTCATTGGGCTCCCAAAATTTAAG AACTTATACAAGCTTAATGGAAAGCCTGTCTACGTACTGGTGGAGTCCCGTGAATCTGATAAATAA
- the LOC120653622 gene encoding uncharacterized protein LOC120653622, protein MDLPKKLDLSWIPAGMDRSSACRVVIQVPAYVEQPVEEYHVTSKNSIIVDKDTTNWIDFSAELDAMVKHGEQQELHVSFLDKTCNEYVRIASDAALLEAFSQYWDIRRLLLQVIVHDVKPLEEVLPSTNLETALVVACVVPSSAPTHKELDLNKPASWGEEDEIEYVGVDDEKEKYKDFKLDDDVMIDPNYIANFDGEDSDDELSVDDDKGCEMHVHVTDVENPKIEVGVTFEDGTI, encoded by the exons ATGGATTTACCCAAGAAACTCGACCTTTCATGGATTCCTGCAGG GATGGATCGTAGCTCGGCTTGTCGAGTTGTGATTCAGGTTCCTGCGTATGTGGAGCAACCTGTTGAAGAGTACCATGTCACTAGCAAAAACAGCATTATTGTAGACAAGGACACTACAAATTGGATTGATTTCTCGGCTGAGCTAGATGCAATGGTCAAGCATGGTGAGCAGCAGGAGTTGCATGTATCATTCTTGGATAAAACTTGCAATGAATATGTGCGGATTGCTTCTGATGCTGCACTGCTTGAGGCATTTTCTCAGTACTGGGACATAAGGAGGCTACTATTACAAGTGATAGTTCACGACGTCAAACCTCTTGAAGAGGTTCTTCCTTCTACTAACCTAGAGACTGCTCTAGTTGTTGCATGTGTCGTGCCATCTTCCGCTCCTACTCATAAAGAACTAGACCTAAACAAGCCAGCATCTTGGGGAGAGGAAGATGAAATTGAGTATGTTGGGGTGGATGATGAGAAGGAGAAGTATAAGGATTTTAAATTAGACGATGATGTTATGATAGACCCAAATTATATTGCTAATTTTGATGGGGAAGATAGCGATGATGAGTTGAGTGTTGATGATGACAAGGGATGTGAAATGCATGTGCATGTCACTGATGTAGAAAATCCTAAGATAGAAGTTGGGGTTACATTTGAAGATGG TACCATATAG